Proteins encoded within one genomic window of Halocatena marina:
- a CDS encoding multiprotein bridging factor aMBF1 yields MPQCEMCGKEVPSLKAVRIEGAEIDVCDECADFGTEIRTESPSSTSTKYSTGSSSEGSTSSGSSSSSSSASTSSGSRRDMFDEMEEIAQDYHERIRSAREASGLSQEELAKQLNEKASLIRKLEHGDVLPSDNIQTKLERKLDISLAESADMDDSEWEGGSSTGSYTLGDVVRRKD; encoded by the coding sequence AGTACGTATCGAGGGAGCGGAGATCGATGTTTGTGATGAGTGTGCGGATTTTGGAACTGAGATCCGTACAGAGTCACCCTCTAGCACGTCCACGAAGTACTCGACAGGTAGTAGTTCGGAAGGCTCAACATCCTCGGGGAGTTCTTCATCTTCATCTTCCGCTTCCACATCAAGCGGATCACGGCGTGATATGTTCGATGAGATGGAGGAAATTGCACAGGACTATCACGAACGCATTCGGAGCGCTCGTGAAGCATCCGGCCTCTCGCAAGAGGAGTTGGCCAAGCAGCTCAACGAGAAAGCGAGTCTGATTCGAAAACTTGAGCATGGTGATGTCCTTCCGAGCGACAACATACAGACGAAGCTCGAACGGAAGCTTGACATCTCGCTCGCTGAATCCGCCGACATGGACGACAGCGAGTGGGAGGGTGGCTCATCGACAGGGAGCTACACGCTCGGAGACGTGGTCCGGCGAAAAGACTGA
- the tpiA gene encoding triose-phosphate isomerase, giving the protein MFVVVNLKSYACDPVEIASAAADVADDVDARIAVAPQTAHIERVASTGVETWAQHVDSIEHGSHTGQSLAESVADAGAVGTLLNHSERRLKLADIDGGIHAAKRAGLETVVCANNPAQIGAVTALSPEMVAVEPPELIGTGTPVSHADPDIVSEAVRTANGVDESVPVLCGAGISTGDDVDAAVELGSEGVLLASGVAKVDDPRAVLTDLVTNE; this is encoded by the coding sequence ATGTTCGTTGTCGTCAATCTCAAATCCTATGCGTGCGATCCGGTCGAGATCGCGTCCGCCGCAGCCGACGTAGCCGACGACGTGGATGCACGCATTGCAGTCGCTCCACAGACCGCGCATATCGAGCGGGTTGCATCGACAGGCGTTGAAACATGGGCACAGCACGTTGATTCCATCGAACACGGTAGCCACACGGGACAGTCGCTCGCCGAATCCGTCGCGGACGCGGGTGCGGTTGGGACGTTGCTCAACCACTCCGAGCGACGGCTGAAGCTTGCGGATATCGATGGTGGAATCCACGCGGCCAAGCGAGCTGGTCTCGAAACGGTCGTGTGCGCGAATAATCCGGCACAGATTGGAGCTGTCACAGCGCTCTCACCAGAGATGGTTGCTGTCGAACCACCGGAACTCATCGGAACGGGCACACCAGTCAGCCACGCTGATCCAGACATTGTCAGTGAAGCGGTACGCACGGCGAACGGCGTCGACGAGTCGGTACCAGTCCTCTGTGGTGCAGGTATCTCGACTGGCGACGATGTCGATGCGGCTGTCGAACTCGGAAGCGAAGGCGTACTGCTCGCCAGCGGTGTCGCAAAGGTGGATGACCCACGCGCAGTGCTCACGGATCTCGTAACGAACGAGTAA
- a CDS encoding nuclear transport factor 2 family protein — protein sequence MDAEETVRSYYETLRRGESLPPYFAETEAIVKFGISERLTGFEEVAAGLKEQTRTTNNWQIDSKALHVVEREAYAWFSDDVFMAWTDTDRQIRYEFDSRWSGTLERHNDAWHFVEMHVSTPRDL from the coding sequence ATGGACGCTGAGGAAACCGTCCGTTCGTACTACGAAACCCTTCGCCGCGGCGAGTCACTGCCCCCTTACTTCGCCGAAACCGAAGCTATCGTTAAATTCGGCATCTCAGAGCGTCTCACAGGATTTGAAGAAGTTGCAGCGGGACTCAAAGAGCAGACTCGGACGACCAACAACTGGCAGATCGATAGCAAAGCCCTCCACGTGGTCGAGCGCGAGGCGTACGCGTGGTTTTCTGATGATGTCTTCATGGCGTGGACAGACACTGATCGACAGATCCGCTATGAGTTCGACAGTCGCTGGAGCGGAACACTCGAACGACACAATGATGCGTGGCACTTCGTCGAGATGCACGTCAGTACCCCGAGGGACCTCTGA
- a CDS encoding GNAT family N-acetyltransferase encodes MPSSHAIRTAAIADTETMLVIHVAAIIAHGPSEYSDKQVAAWAAKTDGTDRYVNAIEESSTELVVAESDDRVVGFGELDVETGEIEALFVDPQRDGEGIGSSILSHFEQRLRSYGFEVARLRAVLNATGFYKKHGYDAIERVTTQTTNDIDVDFIWMEKLL; translated from the coding sequence ATGCCCTCTAGTCATGCGATTCGCACTGCAGCAATAGCCGATACGGAGACAATGTTAGTCATTCACGTTGCTGCTATCATCGCTCACGGACCGTCTGAATACTCAGACAAACAGGTGGCAGCGTGGGCAGCGAAGACAGATGGAACTGATAGATATGTGAATGCCATTGAGGAATCTTCGACGGAACTCGTCGTCGCAGAGTCTGACGATCGAGTGGTTGGCTTTGGTGAACTTGACGTGGAAACTGGTGAGATCGAGGCACTTTTCGTAGATCCGCAGCGAGATGGGGAAGGTATCGGTTCATCGATCCTGAGTCACTTCGAGCAGCGACTTCGGAGCTATGGTTTCGAAGTGGCTCGGTTGCGTGCCGTACTCAATGCGACCGGATTCTACAAAAAGCATGGATACGATGCAATCGAGAGGGTGACTACACAGACAACCAACGACATTGACGTGGATTTTATCTGGATGGAGAAGTTGCTCTAA
- a CDS encoding RtcB family protein, which translates to MIDIEGEHTTARVFLEADQLGESAHEQLQTLVDHPAFQNSVRVMSDAHWGKGSVIGFTMALGDRVVPNTIGVDIGCGLFAVNIGSDISLSGTELDEAIRSRVPMGSSVRSNSEYSITEFPWDRATETVERFEQRYGREIAFDGYDTEYFTDLCRRVGVSEKRAINSIGTLGGGNHFIEFGRSERTGDLWLVVHSGSRGLGYNTANYWQERATEHMDTRGVDVEAEIERIREEYDGEEIGRRIDELNERLTDRDRNETLDYLEGEEAHGYFIDMIFAQQYASENRREMAREICSLLGTEPNDEIESVHNYIDFRDLVIRKGATRAYEDERIIVPFNMRDGTLICEGKSNPEWNFSAPHGAGRVMSRRKAFRELDLDTFREQMSDIFSTSVNGETLDEAPQAYKNAALIEQAIEPTARIVDRLEVVHNIKAS; encoded by the coding sequence ATGATTGATATCGAGGGCGAACACACGACGGCCCGTGTGTTTCTCGAAGCGGACCAGCTCGGGGAGTCAGCCCACGAGCAGCTTCAGACACTCGTCGATCACCCTGCGTTCCAAAATTCGGTTCGGGTGATGAGCGACGCTCACTGGGGAAAAGGCAGCGTTATCGGATTCACGATGGCGCTCGGCGACCGCGTCGTTCCGAACACCATCGGTGTCGATATCGGCTGTGGACTCTTCGCGGTGAACATCGGTTCCGACATTTCGCTTTCCGGCACTGAACTGGACGAAGCGATTCGTTCTCGTGTGCCGATGGGCTCGTCAGTCCGGTCGAACAGCGAGTACAGTATCACGGAATTTCCGTGGGACAGAGCGACCGAGACGGTCGAACGCTTCGAGCAGCGATACGGTCGGGAGATCGCGTTCGATGGCTACGACACGGAGTATTTCACCGATCTCTGTCGGCGCGTTGGCGTTAGTGAGAAACGAGCAATCAACAGCATTGGAACGCTCGGCGGCGGCAATCACTTCATCGAGTTTGGGCGGAGCGAGCGGACAGGCGACCTCTGGCTCGTTGTTCATAGCGGGAGCCGTGGTCTCGGGTACAACACCGCTAACTACTGGCAAGAACGCGCCACCGAACACATGGACACGCGCGGTGTCGACGTCGAAGCCGAAATCGAACGCATCCGCGAGGAGTACGACGGTGAAGAGATCGGACGCCGTATCGACGAACTGAACGAGCGACTCACGGATCGAGATCGGAACGAGACCCTCGATTATCTCGAAGGCGAAGAAGCACACGGCTATTTCATCGATATGATCTTCGCACAGCAGTACGCCTCGGAAAACAGACGAGAGATGGCTCGTGAGATCTGCTCTCTCCTCGGGACTGAGCCAAACGATGAAATCGAATCCGTCCACAACTACATCGATTTCAGAGATCTGGTGATTCGGAAAGGGGCGACCCGCGCCTACGAGGACGAGCGGATCATCGTTCCATTCAATATGCGCGATGGAACGCTCATCTGTGAAGGTAAGTCCAATCCTGAATGGAACTTCTCAGCCCCCCACGGAGCAGGACGAGTGATGAGCCGACGGAAAGCGTTCCGAGAACTCGATCTCGATACGTTCCGCGAGCAGATGTCAGACATCTTCTCGACCTCCGTGAACGGAGAGACGCTGGACGAAGCCCCCCAAGCGTACAAGAATGCCGCGCTCATCGAACAGGCGATTGAACCGACAGCCAGAATCGTCGACCGGCTTGAGGTAGTTCACAACATAAAGGCGTCGTAA
- a CDS encoding beta-ketoacyl synthase N-terminal-like domain-containing protein, whose amino-acid sequence MTRASVVGAGMTAFGVHESTLSELFATAALDAYDDAGVGPADIDAFYFGNAMGGQTENDTHLAPKLATEVGIAGVPAQRFEDACATSASAFKNAVQAVDAGIHDTVLVGGVERCTPETGNGTGEMTRIFASASHRQYEQPTGLTFPGVFALMTKRHMHVYGTTEEQLAHVAVKNHRNGTYNPRAHFGREATVEEVLDSPIVADPFRLMDCCPFSDGAAAVIVTSDDLADSYDAPVDVTGVGQATDLVPLGLKSTLYATQAARDASAKAYEQADITANDVDFAEVHDCFTGAEVLASEAIGFFEDGEGGPAAAAGRSALDGDRPINPSGGLKAKGHPIGATGTAQIVELTEQLRGDVGERQIDDATCGLAHNLGGDAGTTVISVMEVRG is encoded by the coding sequence ATGACACGAGCAAGTGTCGTCGGAGCCGGAATGACGGCCTTCGGCGTTCACGAATCGACGCTGTCCGAGCTATTCGCAACAGCAGCGCTCGATGCGTACGATGACGCGGGCGTTGGTCCCGCAGACATCGACGCGTTTTACTTCGGGAACGCAATGGGTGGTCAAACCGAAAACGACACACACCTCGCCCCAAAGCTCGCCACGGAGGTGGGTATTGCCGGTGTTCCAGCACAGCGATTTGAGGACGCCTGTGCGACATCGGCGAGCGCGTTCAAGAACGCTGTACAAGCAGTCGACGCCGGTATTCACGACACAGTTCTCGTCGGCGGCGTCGAGCGATGTACCCCCGAAACAGGGAACGGAACCGGGGAGATGACCCGCATTTTCGCCTCTGCATCACATCGACAATACGAGCAACCAACCGGGCTGACGTTCCCCGGCGTGTTTGCCCTCATGACAAAACGGCACATGCACGTCTACGGGACAACAGAAGAGCAGTTGGCTCACGTCGCGGTGAAAAATCACAGAAACGGGACGTACAACCCACGAGCACACTTCGGCAGAGAAGCGACCGTCGAGGAGGTGCTCGATTCGCCGATCGTCGCCGACCCGTTCCGTCTCATGGACTGCTGTCCGTTTTCCGACGGGGCAGCAGCAGTCATTGTCACCAGTGACGATCTGGCCGACTCCTATGATGCACCAGTGGACGTCACTGGAGTGGGTCAAGCGACCGATCTCGTCCCATTGGGACTCAAATCGACGTTATACGCAACACAGGCCGCACGCGACGCCTCCGCGAAAGCCTACGAGCAGGCTGACATAACAGCTAACGACGTTGACTTTGCGGAAGTACACGACTGCTTTACCGGTGCGGAAGTGCTGGCAAGCGAGGCCATCGGCTTCTTCGAGGATGGAGAAGGAGGTCCAGCAGCCGCAGCCGGGAGAAGCGCGCTCGATGGCGATCGACCGATCAACCCGAGTGGCGGACTCAAGGCGAAAGGTCACCCGATCGGTGCGACCGGCACCGCCCAAATCGTCGAACTCACCGAACAACTCCGTGGTGATGTCGGTGAACGACAGATCGACGACGCGACGTGTGGACTCGCGCACAACCTCGGCGGAGACGCCGGAACAACTGTCATTTCCGTTATGGAGGTGCGCGGATGA
- a CDS encoding Zn-ribbon domain-containing OB-fold protein: MSLSYSEWTEGLRTGALLGVSCSDCTTTYGTPVSVCHDCGGRSLQSVELPDEGILHSITRIAVPPVGFDGSYYVGIVEVENDRNRARLAARIESDEEPEIGTTVVLTDVIEEDPSGYVAPVFETRDER, from the coding sequence ATGAGTCTCTCGTACAGCGAGTGGACAGAGGGACTTCGCACGGGTGCGCTCCTCGGAGTCTCGTGTTCTGATTGTACGACAACGTACGGGACGCCGGTTTCGGTCTGTCACGACTGCGGCGGTCGTTCGCTCCAATCGGTCGAACTGCCAGACGAAGGCATACTCCACTCGATAACACGAATTGCTGTTCCGCCAGTCGGCTTCGATGGTTCGTACTACGTTGGTATCGTCGAAGTGGAGAACGACCGCAACCGTGCCCGTCTTGCGGCACGGATCGAGAGCGACGAAGAACCCGAGATTGGAACGACAGTGGTGCTCACAGACGTTATTGAAGAAGACCCAAGCGGGTACGTAGCACCAGTGTTTGAAACGAGAGACGAACGCTAA
- a CDS encoding zinc-dependent metalloprotease, whose amino-acid sequence MNFYRAVRAVADASGAGPVDWAAVAESAKAATAPGDLDLSSDEVESYQSDVRAARDRIRSVGGLDFDLPETIEVQHRHHWIDANIETFERILADLDTGVEFLPGVVRSVNTGSMAISISFLANNVLGQYDPLLLSPDTGNAHALYFVNPNIERVADRLAVDLPRFRRWIAFHEVTHAAEFGSAPWLANHLEDCLEDVVDDLSSGRFDRADFKQVDVTMTAVEGYAELLMDRTFDDEYDDLRRKLEERRRGGNPLTQLMRHLLGLGRKRRQYERGKDFFDAVADAEDLQTASLVWERKENLPTDSELDDAEKWLARMGV is encoded by the coding sequence ATGAATTTCTACCGCGCTGTCAGGGCCGTCGCGGATGCGTCAGGTGCCGGTCCAGTTGACTGGGCGGCGGTGGCCGAGTCTGCAAAAGCGGCGACGGCTCCGGGTGATCTCGATCTGTCGTCGGACGAAGTCGAGTCCTATCAGTCTGACGTTCGTGCTGCCCGCGATCGGATCCGTTCGGTCGGTGGTCTCGATTTCGACCTTCCGGAGACGATCGAAGTCCAACACCGGCACCATTGGATCGATGCGAATATCGAGACGTTCGAGCGTATTCTCGCCGACCTAGATACTGGTGTCGAGTTTCTTCCAGGCGTCGTCCGGTCAGTCAACACGGGGTCAATGGCGATTTCGATCAGCTTTCTTGCGAACAACGTTCTTGGGCAGTACGATCCGCTTCTCCTCTCACCTGACACGGGTAACGCCCACGCATTGTACTTTGTCAACCCGAACATCGAGCGCGTTGCCGATCGTCTGGCTGTGGATCTGCCACGGTTCAGACGCTGGATCGCGTTTCACGAAGTCACCCACGCCGCTGAATTCGGGAGTGCTCCGTGGCTCGCTAACCATCTCGAAGACTGTCTCGAAGACGTTGTAGACGACCTCTCGTCCGGGCGTTTCGACCGGGCTGATTTCAAACAGGTCGACGTCACTATGACGGCCGTCGAGGGATACGCTGAACTGCTGATGGACCGGACGTTCGACGACGAGTATGACGATCTCCGAAGGAAACTCGAAGAGCGTCGTCGCGGTGGGAACCCGCTCACGCAGCTCATGCGGCATTTGCTCGGTCTCGGTCGCAAACGCCGGCAGTACGAGCGCGGTAAGGATTTCTTCGATGCAGTCGCTGACGCAGAAGATCTACAGACCGCATCGCTCGTCTGGGAACGCAAAGAGAATCTCCCGACCGATAGCGAACTCGACGACGCCGAAAAATGGCTTGCCCGGATGGGCGTCTGA
- a CDS encoding GNAT family N-acetyltransferase, whose amino-acid sequence MELIKATAEDLDALVDRWYTLARSMEAYDELNELVYADVDEVPDDGFRDHLDDENVTDYLIVNESEPIGFVTLRKGHHASRQYSQYLRIVNLAIDEGYQSRGHGTEVVERVKAMAREQGCDHLTVSCEWENESARRFYRETGFQPKQVDYAQSLE is encoded by the coding sequence ATGGAACTCATCAAAGCCACCGCTGAAGATCTTGATGCACTCGTCGACCGCTGGTACACGCTCGCACGCTCGATGGAGGCGTACGACGAACTGAACGAACTCGTCTATGCGGACGTTGACGAAGTTCCCGACGACGGCTTTCGGGACCATCTTGACGACGAGAACGTCACAGACTACCTCATCGTCAACGAGAGTGAGCCGATCGGCTTTGTCACACTCAGGAAGGGTCATCACGCATCTAGGCAGTACTCGCAGTATCTCCGCATCGTGAACCTCGCTATCGACGAAGGCTATCAGAGCCGGGGACACGGCACAGAAGTCGTCGAGCGTGTAAAAGCGATGGCTCGTGAGCAGGGGTGTGACCATCTCACGGTCTCCTGTGAGTGGGAGAACGAGAGTGCACGCCGATTCTACCGCGAGACGGGCTTCCAGCCAAAGCAGGTCGACTACGCACAGTCACTTGAGTAG
- a CDS encoding M42 family peptidase, whose product MNERQRTFLDDLLQTASPSGFEHAGQRVWVEYVEQFADDVRMDAYGNAVAVYQGGASNVEIAFAGHADEIGFMIRDITDDGFLKLTSVGGSDKTVSRGQHVTVHADTPVHGVIGQTAIHLRDSDEAAVADISEQHVDIGVDSREMAEELVEIGDPITFTNETASLQGTRLSARGMDNRIGVWAAAEGLRRAAERNADATIYAVSTVQEEIGLQGAQMVGFGLTPDMFIVIDVTHATDSPGIPGEKHNSVELGEGPVIARGSANHPQLVDTVRRIAAGEGIDVQLQAASSSTGTDADAFYTSRSGVPSLSIGLPNRYMHTPVEVIDTDDLDVLADLLGIVGAEADGFELRP is encoded by the coding sequence ATGAACGAGCGACAGCGGACGTTTCTCGATGATTTATTGCAGACTGCGTCTCCGTCTGGGTTCGAGCACGCTGGCCAGCGTGTTTGGGTGGAGTACGTCGAGCAGTTTGCAGACGATGTTCGGATGGACGCGTACGGAAATGCGGTTGCAGTCTATCAAGGAGGAGCCAGCAACGTAGAGATTGCGTTCGCTGGTCACGCTGACGAAATCGGATTCATGATCCGTGACATTACCGACGACGGATTCTTGAAGCTCACAAGTGTCGGTGGGTCGGATAAAACCGTTTCCAGAGGTCAACACGTCACTGTTCACGCCGATACGCCTGTCCATGGTGTCATCGGGCAGACGGCGATTCACCTGCGAGATTCTGACGAAGCGGCTGTCGCAGATATCAGCGAACAGCACGTCGATATTGGGGTTGACTCACGAGAGATGGCCGAGGAACTCGTCGAAATCGGCGACCCGATTACGTTTACAAATGAAACTGCTTCGTTGCAAGGAACGCGGCTGTCGGCTCGTGGGATGGACAACCGTATCGGTGTGTGGGCGGCCGCAGAAGGCCTGCGACGGGCAGCAGAGCGCAACGCAGACGCGACAATATACGCTGTTTCGACCGTACAAGAGGAAATCGGTCTGCAAGGCGCACAGATGGTCGGATTCGGACTGACACCAGATATGTTCATCGTCATTGACGTCACGCACGCGACTGACTCTCCTGGAATACCGGGGGAGAAGCACAACAGCGTCGAACTCGGGGAGGGACCTGTGATCGCCCGTGGAAGCGCGAACCATCCACAACTCGTCGATACCGTCAGACGCATCGCCGCAGGAGAGGGAATCGACGTGCAACTCCAAGCCGCCAGTAGCTCGACCGGTACGGACGCAGACGCCTTCTACACCTCCCGTAGCGGTGTTCCGTCGCTAAGTATCGGGCTGCCTAACCGGTATATGCATACCCCGGTCGAAGTCATCGACACTGACGATCTCGATGTGCTTGCAGATCTCCTTGGGATCGTTGGAGCCGAAGCAGATGGGTTCGAACTTCGACCATGA
- a CDS encoding LSM domain-containing protein codes for MAGRPLDVLEESLGTVVTINLKGGEVYTGELAGYDQHMNLVIEEDEDTTVIRGDNVVSINP; via the coding sequence ATGGCTGGCCGACCGCTTGATGTGCTGGAAGAATCACTCGGGACTGTGGTGACGATTAATCTGAAAGGTGGGGAAGTGTACACTGGTGAACTAGCCGGATACGACCAGCACATGAACCTCGTCATCGAAGAGGACGAAGACACAACCGTTATACGCGGTGATAACGTCGTTTCAATCAACCCATGA
- a CDS encoding 50S ribosomal protein L37e has product MTGAGTPSQGKKNKTTHVKCRRCGKKSYHVKKKVCSACGFGKSAKRREYAWQSKAGE; this is encoded by the coding sequence ATGACTGGAGCGGGAACCCCGAGCCAGGGAAAGAAGAATAAGACGACGCACGTGAAGTGTCGAAGATGTGGGAAGAAGTCGTACCACGTTAAGAAGAAAGTGTGTTCGGCGTGCGGGTTTGGAAAATCTGCCAAGCGTCGCGAGTACGCGTGGCAATCCAAGGCTGGCGAATAA
- the purF gene encoding amidophosphoribosyltransferase produces the protein MHEKCGVTGLSLVDRDAARPIYYALYALQHRGQESAGIVTHDGFQQYDHVEMGLVGDAFTEEDLDGLHGSVGIGHVRYPTSGSVDACCAQPFSVSFKSGSLGLSHNGNLINANEVRDELAGQGHAFTSDGDTEVIAHDLARNLLDGDLIHAVKKTMNRLHGSYSLTIMHDDIVVGVRDPEGNRPLCLGKLEDGYVLTSESSAIDTLDGELIRDVRPGELIRLEPDGTGYESYQLSERENSAHCFFEHVYFARPDSVIDGTLVYESRRELGRQLWEESGVETDVVMPVPDSGRAFASGYAEVASGVEFAEGLMKNRYVGRTFIMPTQDAREQAVRLKLNPIKSTVEGKTVTLIDDSIVRGTTSTQLVDLLRGAGAEEVHMRIGAPPIIAPCYMGIDMASRSELIAANRDVEEIREVIGADSLAYLSIDAVAQALDISKDDLCLGCVTGAYPYDIPDEPTDRDVTRPGIGDESVPAAD, from the coding sequence ATGCACGAAAAATGCGGTGTTACCGGACTTTCACTTGTTGATCGGGACGCCGCTCGCCCAATTTATTACGCACTGTACGCTCTTCAGCATCGCGGTCAGGAATCGGCGGGGATCGTTACACACGATGGCTTTCAGCAGTACGATCACGTCGAGATGGGACTTGTTGGCGATGCTTTCACCGAGGAAGATCTCGATGGACTGCATGGAAGCGTTGGTATCGGACACGTTCGGTATCCGACGTCTGGAAGCGTCGACGCGTGCTGTGCACAGCCATTTTCAGTGTCGTTCAAGAGTGGATCACTCGGTCTCTCGCACAACGGCAATCTCATTAATGCAAACGAAGTTCGAGATGAGCTTGCCGGGCAAGGACACGCATTCACGTCCGATGGAGATACCGAAGTTATCGCACACGATCTCGCGCGGAATCTCTTAGACGGCGACCTCATCCACGCTGTTAAGAAGACGATGAACAGACTCCACGGATCGTACTCGCTGACGATTATGCACGATGATATCGTCGTTGGCGTCCGCGATCCGGAGGGGAATCGGCCACTCTGTCTCGGCAAGCTCGAAGATGGATACGTGCTGACGAGCGAAAGTTCCGCCATCGACACGCTTGATGGCGAACTAATCCGTGATGTTCGTCCTGGTGAACTGATCCGGCTCGAACCCGACGGGACGGGATACGAGTCGTACCAGCTCAGTGAGCGCGAGAACAGCGCCCACTGTTTCTTCGAACACGTCTATTTCGCCCGTCCTGATTCGGTCATTGATGGCACGTTGGTTTACGAGAGCCGTCGTGAACTGGGTCGTCAACTCTGGGAAGAATCCGGTGTCGAGACGGACGTCGTGATGCCTGTTCCGGACTCTGGCCGGGCGTTTGCGAGCGGATACGCTGAGGTCGCATCGGGTGTTGAATTCGCCGAAGGCCTGATGAAAAACCGCTATGTTGGCCGGACGTTCATCATGCCCACACAGGATGCTCGAGAGCAGGCAGTGCGCTTGAAACTCAATCCAATCAAAAGTACTGTCGAAGGAAAGACGGTTACGCTCATCGATGACAGTATCGTCCGTGGGACCACCTCGACGCAGCTGGTTGATCTCCTGCGAGGGGCTGGTGCCGAAGAGGTACACATGCGTATCGGTGCACCGCCGATTATCGCCCCCTGCTACATGGGGATCGATATGGCGAGCCGTTCGGAACTCATCGCGGCAAACCGGGATGTCGAAGAGATCCGCGAAGTGATCGGTGCAGATAGTCTCGCGTATCTCTCGATCGACGCCGTTGCGCAGGCACTCGATATCTCGAAGGACGATCTTTGTCTTGGCTGTGTCACGGGAGCGTATCCGTACGATATCCCTGACGAACCGACCGATCGGGACGTAACTCGTCCGGGAATCGGAGACGAATCGGTCCCAGCAGCCGATTGA
- a CDS encoding NAD(P)-dependent glycerol-1-phosphate dehydrogenase: MFDKRAWIRLPRNVVIGHGVIEETATALSDLHLDGVPLIVTSSTPKTIAAERIAKQLEYDPPIELIDEAKFASVERVIDRAETESVDFLLGVGGGTVIDVAKMAADDIGVGFVSIPTTASHDGIVSGRGSIPQGDTRHSVAADPPLVVIADTTIIASAPWRFITAGCADIISNHTAVRDWQLAHRLKNVEYSEYAGALSRMTAEMLVGNADSIKKGLEESAWIVMKALVSSGVAMSIADSSRPASGAEHLISHQLDRIAPETALHGHQVGVASITTEYLHSGQDGEWRAVRDALASIGAPTTAEALGHTTEDLLEAMTTAHEIRDRYTILGNGVSEAAAREAAIATGVI; this comes from the coding sequence ATGTTCGATAAGCGCGCTTGGATTCGCCTGCCGCGCAACGTCGTTATCGGTCACGGTGTCATTGAGGAGACGGCAACAGCACTCTCTGATCTTCATCTCGACGGTGTGCCACTCATTGTGACGAGCTCGACGCCGAAAACGATCGCAGCAGAGCGAATCGCAAAGCAGCTCGAATACGATCCACCGATAGAACTCATCGACGAAGCGAAATTCGCGTCTGTCGAGCGCGTCATCGATCGGGCGGAGACCGAATCGGTCGATTTTCTTCTTGGTGTCGGTGGAGGAACTGTCATCGATGTCGCCAAAATGGCGGCTGATGATATCGGTGTCGGGTTCGTCTCAATTCCAACGACAGCGAGCCACGACGGTATCGTCAGCGGTCGTGGGTCGATTCCACAAGGTGATACACGACACAGCGTCGCCGCTGATCCTCCACTGGTGGTGATCGCTGATACGACTATCATCGCCAGTGCACCGTGGCGGTTCATTACTGCTGGCTGTGCAGACATCATCAGCAATCACACCGCTGTCAGAGACTGGCAGCTCGCTCACCGACTGAAGAACGTCGAATACTCCGAATACGCAGGCGCGCTTTCGCGTATGACCGCCGAGATGCTCGTTGGAAATGCGGATTCGATCAAGAAGGGTCTCGAAGAGTCGGCATGGATCGTGATGAAAGCGCTCGTGTCGTCGGGTGTTGCGATGAGTATTGCCGACTCTTCGCGTCCGGCGAGCGGCGCAGAGCATCTCATCTCCCATCAACTCGACCGCATCGCTCCCGAGACGGCTCTGCACGGACATCAGGTCGGTGTTGCAAGCATCACCACGGAGTACCTCCACTCGGGCCAGGATGGGGAATGGCGCGCTGTTCGTGACGCACTTGCGAGCATCGGCGCACCGACCACCGCCGAAGCGCTCGGTCACACGACCGAAGATCTACTCGAAGCGATGACGACGGCTCACGAAATTCGAGATCGGTACACCATCCTCGGAAACGGCGTCAGTGAAGCAGCAGCCCGAGAAGCCGCAATCGCAACGGGCGTCATCTAG